Proteins from a genomic interval of Acetobacterium woodii DSM 1030:
- the nifD gene encoding nitrogenase molybdenum-iron protein alpha chain: MDSREKVLDKYSSKIYKNRKEHVIQIEAGEPNVIAADTRAIPGIMTNRGCCYAGCKGVVIGPLKDVVQIVHGPIGCSYYAWGTRRNKGKGDENTKNFLEYCFSTDMQETDIVFGGEKKLKKAIKEAVEIFDPACIMIASTCPVGLIGDDIHAVAAEAEEMYNIKVVSFSCEGYKGVSQSGGHHIANNGLMKNVIGTGNAEHVNYSINLLGEYNIGGDGWEICRVLKRIGYNVVSVMTGDGSYAEIKNAHTADLNLVQCHRSINYIAEMLKTKYGTEWLKVNFIGIEGIKQSLRDVAAFFNDPALTAKTEAVIADEEDEIKEAISEYKAKLEGKTASIYVGGSRTHHYINLLKSLGVEVILAGYEFAHRDDYEGRQVLPLKMDADSKNIESITVEKDPDKYRTFHSEERIQELKDAGLPIESYDGLWADIADNAMITDDYNQFETEEFLKLLKPDIFFSGIKDKYIVQRSGVPSRQLHSYDYSGPYAGFKGALNFARDVTLAVNTPAFNLVQAPWKSEPTLIGNLGGME, encoded by the coding sequence ATGGATTCAAGAGAAAAAGTACTCGATAAATATAGCTCTAAAATATATAAAAACAGAAAAGAACACGTTATTCAAATAGAAGCTGGCGAACCAAATGTCATTGCTGCCGATACCCGGGCAATCCCCGGAATTATGACTAACCGTGGTTGTTGTTATGCCGGCTGTAAAGGGGTTGTTATTGGCCCATTAAAAGATGTTGTTCAAATTGTTCATGGCCCCATCGGCTGTAGTTATTACGCTTGGGGAACCAGACGAAATAAAGGTAAAGGCGATGAAAACACCAAAAACTTCTTAGAATATTGTTTTTCAACGGACATGCAAGAAACTGACATTGTTTTTGGTGGTGAAAAGAAATTAAAAAAAGCGATTAAAGAAGCGGTTGAAATCTTTGATCCGGCCTGTATTATGATTGCCTCAACCTGTCCCGTCGGACTGATTGGCGATGATATTCACGCTGTCGCCGCTGAAGCGGAAGAAATGTACAATATTAAAGTTGTTTCTTTCAGTTGTGAGGGTTACAAAGGTGTCAGTCAGTCAGGTGGACATCATATTGCGAATAACGGCTTAATGAAAAATGTTATTGGTACCGGTAATGCCGAACATGTTAACTATTCCATTAATCTTTTAGGTGAATATAACATTGGTGGTGATGGTTGGGAAATTTGCCGGGTTCTAAAACGGATCGGTTATAACGTCGTCTCCGTCATGACTGGTGATGGCAGTTACGCTGAAATTAAAAATGCCCATACCGCCGATCTGAATCTTGTTCAATGTCATCGTTCCATTAACTATATTGCTGAAATGTTAAAAACAAAATATGGTACCGAATGGCTGAAAGTCAATTTTATTGGTATTGAAGGCATTAAACAATCACTAAGAGACGTTGCCGCATTTTTTAATGATCCGGCTCTAACTGCCAAAACAGAAGCCGTCATCGCTGATGAAGAAGATGAAATCAAAGAAGCAATCAGCGAATATAAAGCTAAACTTGAAGGTAAAACCGCTTCCATTTATGTTGGTGGTTCAAGAACGCACCATTATATTAATTTATTAAAAAGCCTTGGTGTTGAAGTTATTTTAGCCGGTTATGAATTTGCCCATCGTGATGATTACGAAGGCCGTCAGGTATTACCGCTTAAAATGGATGCCGATTCTAAAAATATCGAAAGTATTACGGTCGAAAAAGATCCTGATAAATACCGAACTTTCCACAGTGAAGAACGTATTCAGGAATTAAAAGATGCCGGTTTACCAATTGAATCTTATGATGGTTTATGGGCCGATATCGCCGATAATGCCATGATCACCGATGACTACAACCAATTTGAAACCGAAGAGTTCTTAAAACTATTAAAACCAGACATCTTCTTTTCAGGGATCAAGGACAAATACATCGTGCAACGATCAGGCGTTCCCTCACGGCAATTACACTCATATGACTACAGCGGTCCCTATGCTGGATTTAAAGGGGCGTTAAATTTTGCCAGAGATGTAACTTTAGCTGTTAATACGCCCGCTTTTAATTTAGTTCAAGCTCCCTGGAAAAGTGAGCCGACGTTAATTGGCAATTTAGGAGGTATGGAATAA